The Flexivirga oryzae genome has a segment encoding these proteins:
- a CDS encoding trans-sulfuration enzyme family protein — protein sequence MHDDVTYSPATRLVALGRPTRTPGAPAAPGIELSSTYVLGDGPTYGRFGNRTWSTFEGVLGDLEGGRALAFASGMAAISACLLMTPPRGTVVVPQHVYNGTTSLIDELEADGRLSARRVDPTDTAATIAALDGADTVWLESPTNPMLEVSDLPALLRAARERGVLSIVDNTFNTPLLSRPLELGADVVVHSVTKYLAGHSDVVLGAAVTADDAIHERLHHHRTLRGAIPGPHETWLALRGMRTLHLRVARACANAAELAARLATHDAVAQVRYPGFGAIVCLEPTGGLAAAERIEERVRLWLPATSLGGVESSLERRRRHAGEPESVPEGLVRMSVGVEDVEDLWQDLDAALQP from the coding sequence ATGCACGACGATGTCACCTACTCCCCCGCCACCCGTCTGGTCGCGCTCGGCCGGCCCACACGCACGCCCGGCGCACCCGCCGCCCCGGGGATCGAGCTCAGCTCGACCTACGTCCTCGGCGACGGGCCGACCTACGGTCGTTTCGGCAACCGCACCTGGTCGACGTTCGAGGGCGTGCTGGGTGACCTGGAGGGCGGTCGGGCGCTGGCTTTCGCCAGCGGTATGGCGGCGATCAGCGCCTGCCTGCTGATGACCCCGCCGCGGGGCACCGTGGTCGTGCCCCAGCACGTCTACAACGGCACGACGTCCCTGATCGACGAGTTGGAGGCGGACGGGAGACTGTCCGCCCGGCGGGTCGATCCGACCGACACCGCGGCGACGATCGCGGCACTGGACGGTGCGGACACCGTGTGGCTGGAGTCCCCGACGAACCCGATGCTGGAGGTGTCCGACCTGCCGGCGTTGCTGCGGGCGGCTCGCGAGCGCGGCGTCCTGTCGATCGTGGACAACACCTTCAACACCCCGCTGCTCAGCCGCCCGCTCGAGCTCGGCGCCGACGTGGTCGTGCATTCGGTCACCAAGTATCTCGCAGGTCATTCGGACGTGGTGCTCGGCGCGGCCGTCACCGCGGACGACGCGATCCACGAGCGGCTGCACCACCACCGGACATTGCGTGGCGCGATCCCCGGGCCGCACGAGACCTGGCTCGCGTTGCGCGGGATGCGCACCCTGCACCTGCGTGTCGCGCGGGCCTGCGCCAACGCCGCCGAGCTCGCGGCCCGGCTTGCTACGCACGACGCGGTCGCGCAGGTCCGTTACCCCGGGTTCGGCGCGATCGTCTGCCTGGAGCCGACCGGTGGGCTCGCCGCGGCCGAGCGCATCGAGGAACGCGTGCGGCTGTGGCTGCCCGCCACGAGTCTCGGCGGCGTCGAGTCGTCCCTGGAGCGCCGCCGGCGGCACGCAGGTGAGCCGGAGAGCGTGCCGGAGGGACTGGTGCGGATGTCGGTCGGTGTCGAGGACGTCGAGGACCTCTGGCAGGACCTGGACGCGGCGTTGCAGCCCTAG
- the cofC gene encoding 2-phospho-L-lactate guanylyltransferase — protein sequence MESAVTSTWHVIVPVKHSANGKSRLRTPTGVRREDLALAIALDTLGAVLQVVPAHQLLVVTSDPEIRSQMRDFGAVLIADPGRGLNSAVTAGIDAASERAPHSPAAVLLGDLPALTPAELADGLAACAAVEAAVVPDHEGTGTVLISHHDGSRLTPRFGTGSAARHARTATVLDLDLPRLRTDVDNDESLRRAVELGVGRRTEQLLAAGR from the coding sequence GTGGAGTCCGCAGTCACCTCGACCTGGCATGTGATCGTTCCGGTCAAGCACAGCGCGAACGGCAAGTCCAGGCTGCGCACGCCGACCGGCGTGCGCCGGGAGGACCTTGCCCTGGCGATCGCCCTGGACACGCTCGGTGCCGTCCTGCAGGTGGTTCCGGCGCACCAGCTGCTGGTGGTCACGTCTGACCCCGAGATCCGGTCGCAGATGCGCGATTTCGGAGCCGTCCTGATCGCCGATCCGGGCCGCGGGCTCAATTCCGCTGTCACCGCCGGCATCGATGCCGCGAGCGAGCGGGCTCCGCACAGCCCGGCTGCGGTGCTGCTCGGGGACCTCCCTGCGCTCACCCCGGCCGAGTTGGCCGACGGGCTCGCCGCGTGTGCCGCTGTCGAGGCCGCGGTGGTCCCCGATCACGAGGGCACCGGGACGGTGCTGATCAGCCATCACGACGGCTCCCGGCTGACGCCGCGGTTCGGCACCGGTTCCGCAGCACGCCATGCGCGTACGGCGACGGTGCTCGACCTGGACCTGCCGCGGCTGCGCACCGACGTCGACAACGACGAGTCACTGCGTCGCGCCGTCGAACTCGGCGTCGGCCGGCGGACCGAGCAGTTGCTCGCGGCCGGTCGCTGA
- a CDS encoding NAD(P)H-dependent glycerol-3-phosphate dehydrogenase has product MTRVAMLGGGNWGTAYAAIMADAGCTVRLWARRGEVVDEINTQHVNSGYLPDRELPETISATTSFADALDGAEIVVLAVPSQTLRTNLADWRDLLPKDAPVVSLMKGVELGTGERMSQVIAEAGEVDPDRIVVVSGPNLAAEIAARQPAAAVVAASSPRVRAKVAEASATAYFRPYLGTDVVGTEIAGATKNVIALAVGMASGMGMGDNTMASLLTRGLAETARLGTALGADPQTFLGLAGVGDLVATCASPLSRNRTFGYRLGSGMSLDEVIESTKQTAEGVKSCESILQLAESVDVDVPIVENVAAVVHEGREPKDVVGALMSRARKLETN; this is encoded by the coding sequence ATGACCCGGGTGGCGATGCTCGGCGGTGGCAACTGGGGCACCGCGTACGCAGCGATCATGGCCGACGCAGGCTGCACGGTGCGCCTCTGGGCACGTCGCGGCGAGGTCGTCGACGAGATCAACACGCAACACGTCAACTCCGGCTATCTCCCCGATCGTGAGCTACCGGAGACGATTTCCGCGACGACGTCCTTCGCCGACGCGCTCGACGGAGCCGAGATCGTCGTGCTCGCGGTCCCGTCGCAGACCCTGCGCACCAACCTGGCCGACTGGCGGGACCTGTTGCCGAAGGACGCCCCGGTGGTCTCGTTGATGAAGGGTGTCGAGCTCGGCACCGGGGAACGGATGAGCCAGGTGATCGCCGAGGCCGGCGAGGTCGATCCCGACCGCATCGTCGTGGTGTCGGGCCCCAACCTGGCGGCGGAGATCGCGGCGCGGCAACCGGCCGCCGCCGTTGTCGCTGCGTCCAGCCCGCGGGTGCGCGCCAAGGTCGCCGAGGCAAGCGCCACGGCATACTTCCGGCCCTACCTGGGCACCGATGTCGTCGGCACCGAGATCGCCGGTGCCACCAAGAACGTCATCGCGCTCGCCGTCGGTATGGCGTCCGGCATGGGCATGGGCGACAACACGATGGCCAGCCTGCTGACCCGGGGTCTGGCTGAGACCGCCCGGTTGGGAACGGCTTTGGGCGCCGACCCGCAGACCTTCCTCGGCCTCGCCGGGGTCGGCGACCTGGTCGCGACCTGCGCGTCGCCGCTGTCCCGCAACCGCACCTTCGGCTACCGGCTCGGCTCGGGGATGTCGCTCGACGAGGTCATCGAGAGCACCAAGCAGACCGCCGAGGGCGTGAAGTCCTGCGAGTCCATCCTGCAGCTCGCCGAGAGCGTCGACGTCGACGTGCCGATCGTCGAGAACGTCGCGGCCGTCGTGCACGAGGGCCGCGAGCCGAAGGACGTCGTCGGTGCCCTGATGTCCCGCGCCCGCAAGCTGGAGACCAACTAG
- a CDS encoding lysophospholipid acyltransferase family protein yields the protein MSRPPMSENIEPMYSKVITTLYPVLQRITFRDWTGMENIPRDGGFVAASNHISNMDHFPLAHFLVAAGRAPHYLAKSSLFKPPVVRQILHGTGQIPVYRGTSQATSALSAATEALERGACVCVYPEGTITREPDFWPMVGKSGAARLALESGVPLVPLAIWGTREMMWPYKDKVPKLLPRKLIHVAAGPAINLDDLRDGPVDSQKLRTATVRLMDEITTLLEGIRGESAPETPFDPRKQQPARGSGSSEGGSTTKDVK from the coding sequence GTGTCGCGCCCCCCGATGAGCGAGAACATCGAGCCGATGTACTCCAAGGTGATCACGACGCTGTACCCCGTGTTGCAGCGCATCACATTCCGCGACTGGACCGGCATGGAGAACATCCCCCGCGACGGCGGTTTCGTCGCGGCGTCCAACCACATCTCCAACATGGACCACTTCCCGCTGGCGCACTTCCTGGTGGCCGCGGGCCGGGCGCCGCACTACCTGGCGAAGTCCTCGCTGTTCAAACCACCGGTGGTCCGGCAGATCCTGCACGGCACCGGACAGATCCCGGTCTACCGCGGCACCTCGCAGGCCACGTCGGCACTTTCGGCTGCGACCGAGGCCCTCGAGCGTGGTGCCTGTGTCTGCGTCTACCCGGAGGGCACGATCACCCGCGAACCCGACTTCTGGCCGATGGTGGGCAAGTCCGGTGCGGCCCGGCTCGCGCTGGAGAGCGGGGTGCCGCTCGTGCCGCTCGCGATCTGGGGCACTCGGGAGATGATGTGGCCCTACAAGGACAAAGTGCCGAAGCTCTTGCCGCGCAAGCTGATCCATGTCGCGGCCGGACCTGCGATCAATCTCGACGACCTGCGAGACGGTCCGGTGGACAGCCAGAAGCTGCGAACAGCCACGGTGCGCCTGATGGACGAGATCACCACACTGTTGGAAGGCATCCGGGGCGAGAGTGCGCCGGAGACGCCCTTCGACCCCCGTAAGCAGCAGCCCGCCCGAGGAAGCGGCAGCTCCGAAGGCGGATCGACGACCAAGGACGTGAAATGA